TCCCCCTTTTTAAGGGGGATTTAGGGGGATCTAATCTGGGCTATAATTCAGAGGTTTTCGGCTTAAGTTGACACTGATGGGTTACCCCGCCCGTACCCAGTCAACTAACACCATTTTAATTGCACTGGGAATTTCTGAAGTTGCAACTCTCCCCTACAACGGTCAATATAGAGGTGATGCGATTGCCGAGGGCTTGCAGATGTTATTCACACCCCTATTTAGAGATCGAACTCATGCGGGTCAGGAATTAGCAAAAGAAATTTTGTTACAGATGAGTTTGGAGCACCCGAAGGAGGACAGGAAAATCGTTGTTTATGCTTTACCGCGTGGGGGTGTACCCGTTGCTTTCCCCATTGCTGAACGTTTACAGTCTCCTTTGAGTGTAATTGTGGCCAAAAAAATCACCCTCCCCGATAACCCAGAATTGGCTTTGGGTGGGGTCACATCCGATGGTTATGTGCTGTGGTCAAAACGAAAACCCCCTAATTTTAGTCTTCAACAGAGGATGTTACAAGAGGCTCAGACGAAAGCCAAACAAGCCTGGGATAATTTATCTCCCAGTTGTCCTGATGTCAACCCTCAAGGCGCATTAGCACTAATTGTAGATGATGGAATTGCGACCGGAATGACGATGGCCGTTGCTGCGAAGGCGTTAAAAGTTCATCAACCCTTGGCGATTTGGATTTGTGTCCCCCTCGCGCCCCTAGAATTAATTCCCTATATGCAGCAATGGTGCGATCGCGTTATTGTGTTAAAAACTCCCCATCCGTTTCTCAGTGTCAGTCGGTTTTATGAAGAATTTGAACAAGTTGAAACAGAAACAGCCTTATCGTATTTGCAACAACAAATCTGGCTAAAATAAATAACGATTCACCGTTCATGATTGATCGTTATGAGAAGTTGGCGTATTTGGTGGCAAACCTTAGTTTTTTCAACCCAATATAACCCACCTCAGTTTGTTGAGGTACTAATGTTACTGTTAGGAATTTTGTTACTATTCCTCTGGACTTTAACTGATCAATGGCCCTATTTAGTCCTTTGTCTCAGTTATGTTGTGGGCTCATCAACGTCGATGTTAATTCGAGAAGCTCTAATTCCTTCCCCTCATCTCCAATTAACCCAAGCCCTGGCAATATTATTATTAATGCTGAGTGTTTATACTCTGATTGATTTAGTTTTCTGAACTACTGGCATGAATTTGATATAAAATTAAACGGTTTCCCATCGGATCATAGGCATAAATTTCCCGACCATGAGAAGCGGTTATAATTTTTCCAGGAGGTGGATATCCAAGAACTTGTAAATGGGCGATCGCTTCTTCTAAATTCTGCACTTCCAAACACAAACTCATCCCTGTTTTCCCCTGAGAATAAAATTCAGAAACATGGGAAGATTTGGGTTGAAAAATTCCCAATCTTAAACTCGGTAATTGAAATTCTGCATAACGATGGGGAATATGGTTTAGGGGTTGTATTCCCAAGAATTGAGCATAAAACTCAACCAAAATTTCCATTTTAGGGTCAGCAAGGGTGACAAACGCCTCATTGCAGTGTAAAACCATAAAGGGAATCAAAAATTTAATCACGAAATCACCCTTAATATTAAACTTGAAATCGAGAGCTTAAACAATGGGACGAATTTTTTTATCCGCAGGTCATGGAGGATTTGAAAATGGTGTAAGAGATCCCGGTACTATAGCAGGAGGGACAACGGAAGCCCAAGAAATGATTCGCATTCGGGATTTAGTCGTCAGCGAATTGCGTTCGAGGGGGTTTCAAGTGATTGTAGTTCCTGATGATCTCAGCCAAACTCAAACGATTGATTGGATTAATGCTCATTCTCAATTCGGAGATATTGCGTTAGAAATACAAACAGGAGGTTCTTCTAATCCTTCAATTCGGGGAGTAACTGCTTTTTATATAGCTGGAAATTCTCAACGCAAAAAAGATGCAGAATCTCTGTTATTATCCCTTTTGCAACAAGTTCCTCAACTTCCGAATCGAGGAGCAAAACCGGACACCGAAACGGGATTAGGAAGTTTAATTTTTACCCGTTGGATTGCAATTCCTTCCCTCTATATGGAATTAGGATTTCTAACAAATCCCACCGATCGCGCTTTAATTCAAAGCCGACGACGAGATATTGCCATTGGAATTACTAATGGACTGATTACTTGGTTAAATAACGGCGCTATAAGCCCTATTCCAACTGTTCCGCCAGGTACACCCGTTTATGGTTCTATTGGGATTAATATTAATGGTCGGCGCTATGGAGAAAATGGAATTTTAGTCAATGGAAATGCGTTTATTCCGATTGATTTAGTCGATAAATTAGGATTAAACCTCTCTCAAATTTCTAATAGAGTGAGAAGACTTCGATACAATAATATTGTTTATATTCGCGCGATTGATTTAAGAAATTTGGGCATTTCTGTAACTTGGGATAATCCCAATCGCAGTGTGGTTTTGCGTTCTAATATTCGTCCCTATAATAGTCAAATGGATCAGATTATGGGCAATGGGTTAACCACAGAAGTTCAACTGATTATGTTTATCAAAACCCATGATTCTGATCTGATCAATACTGTTCCTCAAATTGCCAAACTCTATCGAGAAGAAGCCAGTATTGAAGGGGTTAATCATGATATTGCCTTTTGTCAAATGTGTTTAGAAACCCACTTTTTACAATTTGGAGGAATCCTTAAACCCGAACAAAATAATTTTGGGGGTTTAGGAAGTTTAGGAGGAGCTTCTGAAAGCGCATCTTTCCCCACAGCCGAAATCGGAATTAGAGCACATATTCAACATTTAAAAGCCTACGCCAGTCATGAACCTTTAGTACAAGATATTGTCGATCCTCGGTTTGAATTTGTCACCAGAGGAATCGCCCCCTATCTACAACAATTAAGTGGTAGATGGTCAGACGACCCCACCTACGGCGATCAAATTTTAGCGTTAGTTAGAAGACTCTATGAACTATCAGGATTATTATAACATCCTCCCCGCCGTGAACGGCGGGGGATTCCAGAGTTACCCAAAAGTTAGGATAAAGTTGAAGGGTTTAATTTTATCCAAAAGTTAATATTTTACAGTGTTCTTAGAAAGTTCCACTCTTCAAACCAAACTGATCTATCTACAGTTTTAAGTAAATCCAGAAAATCAGTTTCTATATTAAATGAAATACTATACACTTGTAAAGCTTCATTTAATATTTTTTCAACATCTTCTTTTCTAGTGAGTTTAAAATACTCTTGATTTTCCAGAGTATTTTTGATATAGTTTTTACATAAAATAGTGAGATCAACTTCATTTTTAGTAATAAATTTATAGTTGAATATTGTATTCAGACTTTGTTTAATCGCTATATATTTGTGCGCTGTTTCCTTAAGACATTCATCATTAAAATATTTTTCTTCTAAATCGTGTCTTATATTCTGATATGCAGTATTCAAAAATCTCAAAAGTTCTTCTTGATCGATATCCTGGGAATACTTATTTTTAATCCATTTGACTAATAAACGACTGAGTAAATCTAATTTCATCAGCAAAATCGCTTCAAACGTATAAGCTTGTGGAATATAAGTTTTTAAACCTAGTTTTACTTCCATTTGTTGAGCAAGTTTTACACAATCTTCATCTATCAAAAAATCCCTATCTATAATTAAAACAGATTTTTCCCAGAGAGTTCTAGTATTTTTGATAGCAGAAAAAACTGTTTTATAGTGTAGTATTTCTTTAAAAACATGGCTAATTCCATTTAATACCCAAAAAACATATTTTTTCGTATTTCTAGGAGATACACTTTTTTGCAAAAGCAAATCAATTGCTCTAGCATCATCTTCACCTTCCACAAAAATTAAGTGATCAGCTTCAATAGCATTAATAAAGTCTAAACCATTGGGACTTCCTAAAGAACTGATGATAGGATTTGTCGGAATCGGATAAATACCCTTAAAACGCTCGCCTAACCTCTGGATTTCAGTATGACTCAGGGGTTTATAATAATTTTCTGCACTATTTTGATCTAAATGAAATAAATGATTTAGGGATGAATGCCGAATGATGGCTTCATTATGGGTCGTGATTAATAATTGATTTTGGTTAGAAAACCTCGTGAGTATTTCTAGTAAACGCTGTTGAATATCCCTGTGAATATGACTATCCGGTTCATCAAGCAAAACCAGATTCATATCAGTTCTCTGTTCATAATAATATAAATTTAACAAAATTTCTATAATCTGTAATGTACCACTTCCCAATAAAGCAATATCTTTCTCGCTATCTCTACTATTGAGTTTGTAATTGACAATTACCCTAGTATCTTTCTGAATATCGCTGGAAGTAAAAAACTCGATTTGTTCTTGATTATTAAACAAAATATAAGACAAATCAGAAATAAAATTATTATATAATGATAAATCTTGTTGCTGATGGTATAAAGAATATAAACGATTACGCAGTACCGTTGCCGACTCTCTCTTTTGAATCACTTCTCGAAGTTGAGGAGGAGTCACAAATTTCTCTCGTTGACGAATGGCTAACACAGGGGAAGCGTAGTATAATCCTATAGGGTAAGGCAAATTCCTAAAAAAGCTATTAAACTTTTCAAAGTCATAAGTCTTAAAATTAATGAGTTCAATAATATAATTTAATCCAGAAGCTCCGATTTTAAACCCTATTTTTATCTGTTCATCTTGATTTTCTAATTCTGTATAAATTTCTATTTTTTTAGTTTTATCACATTGATAAAAAATATCTTCAAAATTAGGATTACAAACGCTATTGATTTCTTCAAAAGGGAAATATTTTTCCTGAGTATTCCCCAGAATATAATCTCCTCTTCTATAGTTTGTAGTTCCTCGCCCTGCCTGACGAATCAATTTATTAAAGCATTCATGCCACAGAGAAACGACTTCCAGAATAGTTGTTTTACCTGAATTATTTTTACCAGTAAAAATATTGATATCAGAATTTAATTGAATCTTGACATCTTGAAAAGATTTAAAGTTTTTAATCTGAATTTCCTTGATGTGCATATTTTTATTGTAAAGCTCTAGCTTTCTAGCTCTGGTTATGCAGTTTTATCCTAATTGCCTGAATTAATACCCTATTTTCGATTATAGATCAAATTATAACACATTTTATGCTTAAATTGAAGAAAGTCGAGTTAAACAATCAACCTCCTCAACTTCTATGGTCTTTATTCGTCGTCGTCAGCCCAATCCCGCCGTTGAAGTGTTAAGCTTACGCTATCAGGTTGCTATCCCTGGTGCAGAACCTCAGAATATTTTAGAAGAAATTGTTTGGTATAAAGAAAAAGAAATTACCGACCTCCGGGAACGTTTACCCCTAGAAAAATTAAAGCAAAAAGTCGATACTATTTCTACCCCGCGTAACTTTTTTGAAGCCTTAAAACAGAGTCAAACTCAACCTGCGGTGATCGCTGAAGTCAAAAAAGCCTCCCCTAGTAAAGGAGTAATTCGAGAAGATTTTGACCCCGTTGCGATCGCAAAATCCTATCAACAAGGAGGCGCGAGTTGTCTATCAGTTTTAACCGATAAAAAATTCTTTCAAGGGAGTTTTGATAACTTATCCAAAGTTCGGGATGTTGTTGATTTACCCTTACTTTGTAAAGATTTTGTCATCTATCCCTATCAAATTTATTTAGCTCGATCTTATGGAGCAGATGCGGTTTTATTAATTGCTGCGGTTTTGTCTGATCAAGACTTACAATATTTTCTCAAAATTGCGAAAGTTTTGGGAATGACCGCCTTAATAGAAGTCCATACCCTCGAAGAATTAGATCGGGTATTAACCCTAGATGGCGTTAACTTAATTGGGATTAATAACCGCAATTTACAAGATTTCTCCGTTGATTTACAAACCACTTGCCAATTGTTACACAGCCGACATTCTGAATTACAATCCCGTGATATTTTAGTGGTGAGTGAATCAGGACTCCATACCCGTGAAGATCTAAGTTTAGTCACCCAAGCCGGGGCGAGAGCCGTTTTGATGGGAGAATCTTTGATGAAACAACCTGATCCAGGTATTGCATTAAATCAACTGATTGCCACTTAGTGATATGATAGGGAAACGCCAGGAAAACCCAATTTCCTGAGTTAAATATTCTCATCTTGAGATCATTTTTAACCCCATTGAAGCCCTCGACTTTCAATCGATCATGCAGTCTGGTTTACTGGAGATATAGTTAAAGT
The nucleotide sequence above comes from Planktothrix serta PCC 8927. Encoded proteins:
- a CDS encoding phosphoribosyltransferase is translated as MGYPARTQSTNTILIALGISEVATLPYNGQYRGDAIAEGLQMLFTPLFRDRTHAGQELAKEILLQMSLEHPKEDRKIVVYALPRGGVPVAFPIAERLQSPLSVIVAKKITLPDNPELALGGVTSDGYVLWSKRKPPNFSLQQRMLQEAQTKAKQAWDNLSPSCPDVNPQGALALIVDDGIATGMTMAVAAKALKVHQPLAIWICVPLAPLELIPYMQQWCDRVIVLKTPHPFLSVSRFYEEFEQVETETALSYLQQQIWLK
- a CDS encoding VOC family protein; translation: MVLHCNEAFVTLADPKMEILVEFYAQFLGIQPLNHIPHRYAEFQLPSLRLGIFQPKSSHVSEFYSQGKTGMSLCLEVQNLEEAIAHLQVLGYPPPGKIITASHGREIYAYDPMGNRLILYQIHASSSEN
- the tftA gene encoding hormogonium tapered terminus morphoprotein TftA, giving the protein MGRIFLSAGHGGFENGVRDPGTIAGGTTEAQEMIRIRDLVVSELRSRGFQVIVVPDDLSQTQTIDWINAHSQFGDIALEIQTGGSSNPSIRGVTAFYIAGNSQRKKDAESLLLSLLQQVPQLPNRGAKPDTETGLGSLIFTRWIAIPSLYMELGFLTNPTDRALIQSRRRDIAIGITNGLITWLNNGAISPIPTVPPGTPVYGSIGININGRRYGENGILVNGNAFIPIDLVDKLGLNLSQISNRVRRLRYNNIVYIRAIDLRNLGISVTWDNPNRSVVLRSNIRPYNSQMDQIMGNGLTTEVQLIMFIKTHDSDLINTVPQIAKLYREEASIEGVNHDIAFCQMCLETHFLQFGGILKPEQNNFGGLGSLGGASESASFPTAEIGIRAHIQHLKAYASHEPLVQDIVDPRFEFVTRGIAPYLQQLSGRWSDDPTYGDQILALVRRLYELSGLL
- a CDS encoding ATP-dependent nuclease, which codes for MHIKEIQIKNFKSFQDVKIQLNSDINIFTGKNNSGKTTILEVVSLWHECFNKLIRQAGRGTTNYRRGDYILGNTQEKYFPFEEINSVCNPNFEDIFYQCDKTKKIEIYTELENQDEQIKIGFKIGASGLNYIIELINFKTYDFEKFNSFFRNLPYPIGLYYASPVLAIRQREKFVTPPQLREVIQKRESATVLRNRLYSLYHQQQDLSLYNNFISDLSYILFNNQEQIEFFTSSDIQKDTRVIVNYKLNSRDSEKDIALLGSGTLQIIEILLNLYYYEQRTDMNLVLLDEPDSHIHRDIQQRLLEILTRFSNQNQLLITTHNEAIIRHSSLNHLFHLDQNSAENYYKPLSHTEIQRLGERFKGIYPIPTNPIISSLGSPNGLDFINAIEADHLIFVEGEDDARAIDLLLQKSVSPRNTKKYVFWVLNGISHVFKEILHYKTVFSAIKNTRTLWEKSVLIIDRDFLIDEDCVKLAQQMEVKLGLKTYIPQAYTFEAILLMKLDLLSRLLVKWIKNKYSQDIDQEELLRFLNTAYQNIRHDLEEKYFNDECLKETAHKYIAIKQSLNTIFNYKFITKNEVDLTILCKNYIKNTLENQEYFKLTRKEDVEKILNEALQVYSISFNIETDFLDLLKTVDRSVWFEEWNFLRTL
- the trpC gene encoding indole-3-glycerol phosphate synthase TrpC — translated: MVFIRRRQPNPAVEVLSLRYQVAIPGAEPQNILEEIVWYKEKEITDLRERLPLEKLKQKVDTISTPRNFFEALKQSQTQPAVIAEVKKASPSKGVIREDFDPVAIAKSYQQGGASCLSVLTDKKFFQGSFDNLSKVRDVVDLPLLCKDFVIYPYQIYLARSYGADAVLLIAAVLSDQDLQYFLKIAKVLGMTALIEVHTLEELDRVLTLDGVNLIGINNRNLQDFSVDLQTTCQLLHSRHSELQSRDILVVSESGLHTREDLSLVTQAGARAVLMGESLMKQPDPGIALNQLIAT